GATCAGCCTGATCCTGATGGACGCCAACGCCGAGCTCTACGACCAGTACGGCGCGGGCAGCTACGGCGAGACCAATATTAAGATGTACCTCTGGCTCGGCGATCCGGCGATCGAGATCCCGGTGGCCGGGCTGCTCAGCCCCGAAAGCCTGACGGCCGCGCCCGACGGCGAGATTGCCATCGACCTGAGCTGGACCGACCGCACATCCGACGAGGACGGCTTTGAGATCGAACGCAAGCCCGCCGGAGGCGCGTGGAGCGTGCTGGACACCGTGACCGCCAGCGTCGTGAGCTACAGCAACGAGGGCCTGAGCGAGGGCAGCGAATATTCCTACCGCGTGCGGGCCTACAAGGGCAGCGACTATTCGCTGTACTCCAACTCCGCCACCACCGCGACCCTGCCCGCGGCGCCCAGCGACCTGTTCGCCCAGACGTTGGTCGGCGGCGAGGTCTACCTGGTCTGGACCGACAACTCCGGCGGCGAATCGGGTTACATCGTCGAACGCGCCACAGCCGATAAGCTCGACTGGTCGCCGCTGGCGACCCTGGGCTCCAACTCCGAGAGCTACACCGATTCGGGGATGGGCGAGTGCGAGACCTACTCCTATCAGGTGCGCGCCTACAACATCGGCGGCGAGTCGGCCAACGCCGGCCCGGCCGCGGCCACGACCCTGCCCAACCCGGCCTCGGGCCTCAGCGCCCAGGCGCTGAATTCCGAGTCGATCCAACTGGACTGGACCGATAACTCCGCGGGCGAGACCGGCTACCGTGTGCTTGGCAAATTGGCCGGCGAGACCGACTACAGCGAGTACGCCCAGGTCGACGCCGACGCCATCCAATACCAGGTCGATAGCCTGGACGAGGCCACGACCTATTCGTTCAAAGTCTGCGCCGTCGGCGTGGGCGGCGACAGCCCGACCACCAACGACGCCTCGGCCACGACCTTGCCCAACGCCCCCGACGGCCTGAGCGCCCACGGGGTGAGCGAAAGCAGCGTGGCCCTGGCCTGGTCCGACAACTCCGGCGGCGAGTCCGGCTACCGCATTGAGCGCCTGCTGGCCAAGGACGGCGAGTTCGAGGTCGTGGGCGTAGTGGCCGCCGACGCCTCCGAGTTCGAGGACGACTCGCTGACCGAGGCCACCTTGGCGACCTACCGCGTGCGCGCCTTCACCGACATCAACGACTCCGCGCCCTCCAATGAGGTGCAGGCCGCCAGCCTGCCCGCGGCCCCCAGCGACCTGGTCGGCGTGGTGGTGTCGCACAGCGAGCTCGAGATCAGCTGGATCGACAACTCCGGCGGCGAGGCCGGGTACGTGATCGAGCGCGCCGACGCCGACGACAAGGGCGACTTCGAGGAGGTCGGCCGGGTCGAGTCCAACGTGGTGGTCTTTGCCGACGAGGGCCTGAGCGCCGGTACGACCTACCTCTACCGCGTGGCCGCCTACGTGGCTCAGGACTTCTCCGCCTATTCCGACGAGGTCGAGCTGACCACCGAAGGCGATCCCTCGGGCGACGACGACGACGATGACGACGACGCCTGCGGCTGCGGGCTGTAACGCAACGAATACAAGAGCATAAGGACTTACTCGATGAAGCATCTCAAGCTGACGATCCTGATCCTGGCGTTGCTGGCGGTCCTGGCGTTGTGCCTGGGCGCCTGTAATACCAGCAACGACGACGATAATCGTGACGACGATGACGACGACGACGTTCTCGACGACGATGACGACGATGACGACGACGACGAGGGCTGCCCGGACGCGGACCAAACCAACCTGGGCCATGACGAAGACAAAACCATGGCCGACTGGACCCTGCCCAACCACCAGGGCGACGAGATCTCGCTCTACGACCGCTATTGCGGCTCGATCGTCGTGATCTTGGTCGGCGCGGGCAACTGCCCCTACTGCGGACAGGAGGCCGACGCGTTCCAGGGCTACTACGACGAATACAAAGACGACGGCGTGGACCTGGTGGTGGTCATGGGCGGCAACTTCAGCGGCGGCACGCCCACCGAGGGTTTCCTCGACACTTACAAAGAACGGCATGGGCTGGACGACGTTGAGGTGCTGGGCGACACGAACTACAGCGTGACCGGGCCGTACTTCCCGGATAATGGGATCCCGATGACGATCTTCCTGCGCCGCGACATGGAGATCGGCTACATTGTGCTCGGCTGGTCCGACGCGATGATCGAGGGCAAA
The window above is part of the Candidatus Alcyoniella australis genome. Proteins encoded here:
- a CDS encoding redoxin domain-containing protein is translated as MKHLKLTILILALLAVLALCLGACNTSNDDDNRDDDDDDDVLDDDDDDDDDDEGCPDADQTNLGHDEDKTMADWTLPNHQGDEISLYDRYCGSIVVILVGAGNCPYCGQEADAFQGYYDEYKDDGVDLVVVMGGNFSGGTPTEGFLDTYKERHGLDDVEVLGDTNYSVTGPYFPDNGIPMTIFLRRDMEIGYIVLGWSDAMIEGKIKRMLVEDE